attcattaataaattaGTAGTATTTGGTTGCTATTTGAGGCAAGAATAGTCAAGCACGTGCCTTTGAATTTTGTTCAATACTACGTTAActactttatcaaaaatttgGACTATATAAGTGTACTAACttcttaaataatttatatatataattgtctACTAATAGTCAAGAtgtgaaatatatataattagaataaatataagataaaacGTGAGAATAGATTAAGTCACAATTGAATGatgaaaaaattgtatgaaaaaAGATACATGtatgtattaattaataaatttgatgAACATTAAAATTGAAATCTCCTATACATGTTACTATAAAAGAAAGAGttttaaaattgatgaattttgaaagaAGGGAATTACATTTTGTACATGTTTAATTCACCCTTTGGAATTTTTGACTGTGAAACAAAATATTCTGATAATTCGAGgattaaatagataataataaaattatttagcagatatatttttatctaataAATGTTTGATTCCTTATTGGTGGCAAACCAATTAAGCCAAAATACACCAAGGTAACCTCATCCGACTTTTCCCAAAGTAGTCAAACAAAAATTAGCTAAAACATATGTATGAGTCCCACAAATTACATTTGTTAATCATACAACTGCACTAATTAAGTTATAACTATCATAAAAATTGGAATCTTTACACTAAAATAATATGCATGAAATTGCTAAGAAAATGGCTCTTCTGGTGTCAGTATCAAAAATGTGAATCACTAAAACAAGTTGTGTTAGAATATTTATCCCCCTCTCATTTTTCattctgaaaaaaaaagatgCATGACGAAATATAGAGTCTCACTAAATTATACTTTGGAaacttttaccttttttttctataaaaatattactatttttttcttttttcacctattaattcaaaatatttatagaaatgAACTAAATTTATCCACTAAGAAAATTGGTGGTGTGCATGTATTGGTCAAAAGAGGATGGCTAGTGGGTCCCATATATAGCcattatatatacacactaaGTGAGAAAACCACTCATCAGAGTTAAGACATATATCTCATCTCTCTTTAACTTATACAAAAGAGTAAGGCTAAAAGAATTCTCTTTTGATCTTTGCTTTTTGCTTTGCTTTAATTTAGATTAAGCGCTTATCATCGTAACAAAAAActtttcaactttaatattttcttttcttaataatgaaaattttaattatgtttaatttgTCATGGTTGAATTATTCTAACTTctgtttaataatattaatttcatattactttttatattataactATCATAGTaaactaaaattgatttgaggcaAACTTAATTGGTGCAGATCTATTTTAGGATTGATCAAGAGACCATGGGAGCTGGTGGAAATATGTCTACTCCAACAACTAAAAAAAGTCATCTCCAAAGAGTTCCATCTTCAAAGCCCCCTTTTACACTTGGCGATGTGAAGAAGGCCATTCCTCCTCACTGCTTCCAACGTTCTCTTATTCGCTCCTTCTCTTATCTTATTCAAGATCTCATACTTGTCTCCGTCTTCTATTATATTGCCAACTCTTACTTCCATCTCCTTCCATCTCCGTTAACTTACCTTGCCTGGCCTGCTTATTGGATCGCGCAAGGTTGTGTTTCCACTGGGATATGGGTCATTGGACATGAATGTGGTCATCATGGCTTTAGTGATTACCAATGGGTAGATGACACTGTTGGTCTTATCCTACATTCTGCACTTTTAACACCATACTTTGCATGGAAGCATagtcatcgtcgtcatcatgcCAACACTGGTTCCCTTGAGAATGATGAAGTTTACATACCTAGGTTTAAATCCAAACTGAGATGGTACTATAAATACTTGAACAATCCATTAGGACGAGTATTTGTACTTGCCTTCACCCTCACTTTTGCCTGGCCTTTATACTTGATGTTCAATATCTCAGGCAAAAAATATGAACGCTTTGCATGTCACTATGATCCAAATAGCCCAATCTATTCTAACCGCGAGAGAATGCAAATCTACATTTCAGATGCAGGTGTGATTGCAGCTACTTATGTATTATACCGTCTTGCTATGACACAAGGTCTAACTTGGGTTCTATGTATGTATGGAGTGCCTCTCCTTATCGTGAATGGATTTATAGTGTTGATCACTCTTATGCACCACACTCATGCTTCATTGCCACATTATGATTCATCAGAGTGGGATTATTTAAGAGGAGCTTTAGCTACCGTAGATAGAGACTATGGTATACTAAATAAGGTGTTCCATAATGTTACTGATACTCATGTCTTGCATCATAT
This portion of the Solanum pennellii chromosome 12, SPENNV200 genome encodes:
- the LOC107005223 gene encoding delta(12)-fatty-acid desaturase FAD2-like, yielding MGAGGNMSTPTTKKSHLQRVPSSKPPFTLGDVKKAIPPHCFQRSLIRSFSYLIQDLILVSVFYYIANSYFHLLPSPLTYLAWPAYWIAQGCVSTGIWVIGHECGHHGFSDYQWVDDTVGLILHSALLTPYFAWKHSHRRHHANTGSLENDEVYIPRFKSKLRWYYKYLNNPLGRVFVLAFTLTFAWPLYLMFNISGKKYERFACHYDPNSPIYSNRERMQIYISDAGVIAATYVLYRLAMTQGLTWVLCMYGVPLLIVNGFIVLITLMHHTHASLPHYDSSEWDYLRGALATVDRDYGILNKVFHNVTDTHVLHHIFSYISHYHAMEATNAIKPLLGDYYQVDDTPILKAMWRDTKECIYVEKDEGSQGRGVYWYKNKL